The following proteins are encoded in a genomic region of Cryptomeria japonica chromosome 11, Sugi_1.0, whole genome shotgun sequence:
- the LOC131859880 gene encoding organic cation/carnitine transporter 1-like, with product MLKKNGRVVPETVEIEDCIAESQTESSLSLLWTTKWARRRLMSTMAVGSGMGLIYYGMPFGLANLDFNLYLSVTFNALSDILAAIFSTIILAKAGRRRAILLLTLLSGLLCFLCVFFSMGISGIPNSTANRKNWAQMIAEVGAFLSAGTAYNVLLMYCLELFPSSVRNSAMSLVRLAIYVGAIASPVIVVIGHSNTALSFGLFGIGILISGLFVLGLPETKDQPLYDTLENQELGSPLHT from the coding sequence ATGCTTAAGAAAAATGGAAGAGTAGTGCCAGAAACTGTAGAGATAGAAGACTGCATTGCAGAGAGCCAAACAGAATCTTCTTTATCACTGTTGTGGACTACTAAATGGGCTCGCAGAAGGCTCATGTCAACAATGGCGGTGGGCTCTGGCATGGGGCTCATCTATTATGGAATGCCCTTTGGACTTGCAAATCTGGACTTCAATTTATATCTGAGTGTCACATTTAACGCTCTCTCTGACATTCTAGCAGCAATTTTCTCCACTATTATTCTTGCTAAGGCAGGGCGTAGAAGGGCAATTCTCCTGCTAACACTACTGAGTGGCCTTCTCTGTTTTCTCTGTGTGTTCTTTTCAATGGGTATATCAGGTATTCCCAATTCAACTGCAAATAGAAAGAATTGGGCACAGATGATTGCTGAAGTAGGAGCTTTTTTGAGTGCAGGGACAGCCTACAATGTGTTGCTGATGTATTGCTTGGAATTGTTTCCATCTAGTGTTCGAAACTCAGCAATGTCATTGGTAAGACTGGCCATCTACGTAGGGGCGATTGCGAGTCCAGTAATTGTTGTGATCGGCCACAGCAACACAGCTCTTTCCTTCGGTCTATTTGGAATTGGAATACTTATAAGCGGTTTGTTTGTGTTGGGCCTTCCTGAAACCAAGGATCAGCCTCTGTATGACACTCTGGAAAATCAAGAGTTGGGATCACCATTGCACACGTAG